The Quercus lobata isolate SW786 chromosome 4, ValleyOak3.0 Primary Assembly, whole genome shotgun sequence genome segment GTATGAGAAAGCTCGAAAAGATGCAAGTTTTGACATGACCCTCGAACActcaaaacaagaaataaagaaagtgaTGGTAGGACATGAAAAAGATGCACATTtagacaagaagaagaagatgattaTCAAAATAACATAGATGTATGTGGAAAACCTTAGAAAAGGGATAAAAAACCATGGTTTGAGCAAGAACGCAACATTCTTGCTCGGCTCAGCTTGTATTATGTATCAGAAGGAGATCAGTTTACAATAAAGTTGTCTTCTTTCCTACCAACTCTCcactttcatctcaaaataCCTGGTTGGGTTCTTGCCCTAGAAGTTCAGCTGCATGTTCCTTTTATACTCGAAGGAACATGGCTAAGTACAAGGATAGGTGCCAAGTCATCATATTCTATCTTTTAAGATCTTTTTTTATAGTTGTGATGTTATCTGCTGACTAAGAGATAAGGACTGCGTCAACGTGGCACTGGGACCCGTGGGTGGGTAGCGTTGCTACTACGTGAGAGACAAGTCTTGGACATTGAGAGAGACATCAGGAGTACTGTGATTGGTACGCGTGTTCCCAAGGTGACTCATGGTGAACTAAGCCAATAAGAGGTGTATTCATAGTTTAAAAGGTCACTATCTCCCTTTTGGTGAGTGCTTAAGTACCATATCAGGTGTAAATTTTACTTCATTCCCAAGGCAGTCATGCCTTTATCACTGACCAAGACAAAGTTTCTTACCCAACACCTACTCTCTCTTCCCTCATAGCTGTTCCACATGTAAGGTTCGGATTCAACCACTCATGCATTCTCCCATGCCTTAGTGGTGTTATGTACATTAGCACCCTGACTGTCAATGGCATTTAATGGCAAAGGCCTTTGACAATCACATTGGTTCAGGCATTAACACCTCAATACTCATGCCTTGTGACGTTTAAAACGGACACGTGGCTCGAAAGGGTGCTTCTAGCCATTTTGGCGCCTCTTTGTTTCTTGTGTTAGATAGACATTACTTCTCATAAATGTCATATCTATTCACTCTGTAgttaagaatttaaataaaaaatgatttttcttcAATCTCCATTACTTTTGTATCTTTCTAATCTTTCTTCAAAACCTTAAtgttcatgaaaaatgttaaacTCTTCCTCCGACGGCTCAAATTCCCCACAACACTCCTCAGGCTCTTTTGAGAATGCTTCTACTAATCATACTCCTTCCCCACCACTAGGCCTATCCAACAAAACTGAAGACCCGACCCACTCGGTCAAATCAACCAAACCCGAATTGTCCGCCATCCAACCCGACTACCTGGCAGTCGATGACAGGTCCTTGCCATCCCAACCTAATTTCAGTGGGTCGAGTGGCGGGTCTTCCCTTCCAAAACTTGATCCACCTGACCCAACCGTCGTATATAATCTTTAGTCAGTCTTTAGTTCACCCTTAGTTTCTCAGTTCACTCGTTCTCTCTCAATCTCTGGTTCTTACtcactctctcattctctcaacAATCGATCTAAGGTTCTCCTCCATCTGCAATTCTTAACAGTTGATCTGTGATTCTCCAATTCAGAATCTTTAGATCTTTGATTCTCCACCATCGTCAATTTGCGATTCTCCTCCATCGCATCATTGCCAATCTGCAGTTCACCATCGTCGATCTACTGTTCTCCATTGCCGATCTTTAGTTCTTCTCCATCGTCCCATTGCCGATTTGCAGTTCTCCTCCATTAACCCATCTTCAATCTACAAATATCTTTGTGAGGTTTAATTTTCagtcattttctctctttatttcttcatttcaaTCTCTTGTAAGTTCAAATTTGCTATcatctctctctatttctgtTTGTGTTCTTTGGATTTGTGAGCTACTGGTGTTTGGGTCTGTAAATCTGTTCATAAGTATAGTCTTTATTCTTTCAGATTTGTGAAATTTGTACCAAGTTTAGTCTTTGATCTCTGTCTTTCAGTTGAAGTTGGATTTAACCACCATCCACCCAAGCTCGATCCGACTCGATCCATGGTTTTTCGCGGTTGGCGGTGGGTCCTCTGTCCAGTAACCCGACCCATGGACACCCCTACCCACCACCAAGCCCCCTGcatcttcctcttccttttcccatttttttctcTGCCTCCTCAGGTCTTCATTCCTAAGGAAGTTGCTCCCTTCGACTAGAGTGACGAGGAGGATGAGAACTTCGAAGACCTTCAGTTGAGGGCCGAAGAGGAAGCTGAAGATGCAGCGACTACTGCATTCCTAGAAGCACCCACTCGTCGTAGGAGAAGGTGAAGGATAGGTCGCTCAAGCTCAAAGTCCAATGCTTCAGGGCTTTTTGACTCCTAAAAGGCAGACTCTTCTGACCGTTCTTCTAAGGGCTCTTCTGATGACTCCGACTTGGGGGATGATGAGGGCgagaaggaggaggaagaagatgatgatgatgaagaatagGAGATGGAGTACTTAGCTCCAGGCTATCTCTAAGAAGGCTCTGGGAATGACACGGATGCTTATGCGCCAAGGTCTCCTTGAGTTGCTCGTCgtggaaccttttttttttgtttagccaAACTTTTGGCTTAAGTtgtaaaaaaaactttatttttcttattttgagtataaatttttgtgttcttcTATGATTTAGAAAAGAGGTGATAGGTCATAAGGGCCAAATCATGTAAATCCctcttttctattttgtaaaaaaaaaaaaaaaaaaaaacttttagacacaaaaatctataaaagaaagaaagttatttattatatgtttattatcTTTCTTTAATGTtgtattatatgtttatttcaTTATTCCTGCACAACATATAAGAATAAACATATCAGTTAACCAAATGCGAAATGCAATGAATTAAATCATACCCGTTAGTGAAGGGTTGCGCCTTTGCCCTTAGACGGTAAATgcaattttcttgattttagcACCATTAACAGCCATTCCTTGTCAGAAACTCAGTTTCTTACCCCACATTGACACGTCTTAATTTTGAAAAGATGTCTCCCTTTTTGAACTAATTTCTTTTGAAGGGAAAATACTAACTCCtcaaagtataaaagaaaaacaaatatttccttccttatttttctcttttctcccttatcttcttcttttccttcttcaacCTGAAACCCAAAACTCTTCCCACAGATCAAACCATAGGTGTGAAACGCAGTCTTTGATCTAGCTCTGCCAAATTTGCAAAATATTCTGCTTCAAAAGGTAACAAACCCCTTCTAGGAGGAGATGGAAATCCTTCCATAGAAAAATAGTGGATCATCCCTTCCTTCTTTGAAGATTAGCTATTTGACAAAAGTCTTGATTGGAACTCAACCACCTGCTCCGATGACCCTCCTTTCACATCATGCGGGAAACCTGATGACCTTCTAACTATGGATCTGGAATTGAAGCACATTCCAAGGCTTGGCACTTGCAGAGGATATTTTGTACTCACCATAGATGTGGTTTTCAAATCTCATACCTCAGTCTCTAGAGGTTGGAGAAGCTGGTGTCGAAGGGTATTAGCTCACCCTCCTTTCACGAATATCTTGTAGAGAGTAAAGCTCATGGAGACCATCATTGTGTTATCTAATTTAGAGATCAGTAAGGGTAGTGAAAGCTTGCTCTCTCTTTTATACCATTGGAATTCTGTTGCTCGCACATTCTTCACAGGGTGTCAAGAAATCTCTATATCTTTAGAAGATGTCTATGGGATATTGAGACTTTCCCTGTTTGAAGATGGTGAAGTAGTTAACATTTCTTTATCTCCTAATGAGTCTAAAGCTGTGAAGTTCCTTGAAGATGCggtgaagaaaaatttaaagaaaccAGTTCTGAAAGTGGCAAGGAAAGGGAAAGCCCTCAACAATGAAGTACTAGAGGATACTTAGTGTTGGCGGAGACAAAGGCTCCAAAGCCAACTTTTGGGGGTGGATCAGATATTTTTGGAGGGAGTATACTGATGGTATAAATGAGGAAGCCAATGGTGACTCTTtgaaggaaggcattgacttTGTTGTTGGAGAAGGCAACCCTAGCTCCTATGAACTTGAAGCCTTTATTGCCTTCTTACTTTCCCGCCATCTGTTTGAAGGTTATCCTCATGAAAAGATCCTAAGTAGACATTTCCCTTTAGCTCTTAAATTAGCTAGAGGACAATCTTTCCCCCTTACCCCATATTTTCTAGGAACTTTATATTCTCACCTAGATCATTCTACCCTTGACTTGCAACGTTCTTGGGGTAGATTCCAAGTTGAAACTTTCGTACCTGTTGCTTTTTTACAAATATGATTGTGGGAACACTTTAGGAATTATGCTCCTGTCCCTAATGTGTTGAGCTCTTATAAGACCATTTGCCTTCACCCCAAGGTTTGCCACGCTTTTAGCGTTGGAATAAAGTAGCAATATCTTCCACCAGTTTCTTTAGCAAAGTGCTAGATGACCTAACTGACTAGACAACTAGACCTTATTCCGCTTTGGAGGGTGGACTTCCTCCACCGTTCACCTCTTTAGAAAACATCTCTATCTCTTATTATAGAGACACCCCTTGGTCTGAGGAAGAACTTTCTTTTACTGTTTGTGCTTTTCCTTCTCAATTCTAGGCTCGTTTTCAAGATGAGTATGAAACTCAATCCTACAACCCCCATAGGTTTGCTCGTCAACTTGGTTTTGACCAAGGCATCTTGGGACATCTTTGTAACTCAGTTTTGCCTGCTGTGGTAGCTTCTTTAGCCTTTGAAAAGGAAAACCTTATCAAGATTTTAGTGTCAAACCCTGAGATCCCCTTCACTTCCCCCACCAAAAATGGACTACCTTCACCCAAGTTTAAGTCATGGTGGTCTGACATCAGGAAACGTGTTAGGAATTTCGGGGAAAGCGGTGCCCAATGAGTGGACATTCCACCTATCTTTCAAGGAGATTTGACTTTGAAACCCCTTCCAAAAGCCAAACCTTCGAGCACTAAGAGAAAGAAGAATGCGAATACCCCTTCTAGCAAGAAGCCCAAGATACACTCTTTTCTCTATAGTGATTGTCTTGTAACCTCTTCTTTTATCCCTAAAATCAAGtaactcttcttcttttctctatttttaacCTTTGACAGGTTACAGACTCTGTTCCTCAAGCTTTCCCCAAAGCTAAAGTCACTTCTTCAACGCTAGAGGTTTCTATACAAGAAGTGACTTCCAATGAAGAGACAGAGTTAAACACTGAAAAGGAGGATTCAAATCGGGTGTGCACCAAAAATATTCAAGAGAAATGAGACTCAACAGAAGCTACTTCCAAGGAATAAGAGGGTGAAAGCACTCTGATAGCATTTGATCCATTGCTCTCACTAGTTTCTGCCAATCTGAAAGTAACTTGCTCTCTGTTACTCTCCAAATATCCCAAAACCATGAGGGATACCAGCAAGTGGACCTTGTCATTTAGAGGCCTTCTCTTACAACAAATTTTTGTCTATCATATCCCAACTGCAGTCAAAGGGTAGAGAGGAATGTCTGGCTCTCCCCCTTGACAATTTCCTTTCCACAATGAGTGAGGTTAAAAGCCTAAGTGTCAATGCTGGCTGGTTAAAGAGCCATGTCACTGTATTGAGGGACTTAAAGAAGGCAAGACCCTCTGTTCATACTTCCTTGTCCTCACTTCATGAATTAAGAGTTAAAGAAAACTCGTGTATTGACAAAGTAAAGGAAGTAGAATCAGCATTACAAGTGCGTGCCGCTTTAATCACTCAACTCCAGGAATCAATCAAAAGACTTCAAGTGGAATTGTCATCCCAGCCAGAAGCAAGTTTTGCCCTTCAAGCTCAAATAGAAGGTGTCATCGCAAAACATAGCTCTTTAGGAAAAGAGATTGAGAAATTGGAAGGCGAGCTAAGAGCTCTAAGCAATCCAGACTTCTCccttgaaaattttagttttctcaCAAACATTCTCTAATTTTCAAGCTGTaatattttgtggacttgaaAGGCCATGGGGTTGTACTCTAACTTTACCATGCCTTATTCCCTCAAACTATTTAGACTTTGCATACATATTATGAATAACATCATATGAAATTACTGCATATAAGTCTTTTTTTATAGTATGAGTTTTGCAAAACATAAAATCATTTTTGACATGATggccacaaaaaaaaagaagaagaagaagaagaagaagaagtgttTTTACAAGGTTATGCATGATATTTCTTAGGTGAGCTTCGCTAATGGGGTTGTACGCCTTTATACCTGCTTGATCCTTTAGCCAATAATTTCCTGTTACATGTGCTTCCTCTACTATgtatggtccttcccattttggagAAAACTTATGTTTAATAGCTCCAACAACCCCTCGTACATGCGGGCAGTTTTCCAAACAAGTTCTCATAGTTGAAACTTCCTTTCTTTGACTTGGCCTTTATGCCTAGCCTTCATGTAAGCCTGATAAAGGCGGTTATGAGAGGCAGCGTTGTAGGGCATTTCCTCCACAATTTCCAAAGTGTCTTCTCTAGGTATTCTTGCAATCTTTGCCAGTTTTACCGCTGGTCTTACTAAATTTATTAGGATAACAACCTCTGTGCCATAGACTAAAGAAAATGGTGAAGCTCTTATAGCTTGTGATTTGGCTGTTCTATGAGCCCACAGAGCTGTAGGAAGCTCCTCCTTCCACCCCTTTCCATATTCCTTAGTCATTTTTCCCAATATCTTTAGCAATCTTTTGTTGGAGGCCTCAGCTTGGTCATTTCCTTTAAGATAATAAGGTGTGAATG includes the following:
- the LOC115985407 gene encoding uncharacterized protein LOC115985407 codes for the protein MEHFTFIEYKVVNRGENKLADLLATLATKSVLKKEKMTLRVEKQPGNDQAEASNKRLLKILGKMTKEYGKGWKEELPTALWAHRTAKSQAIRASPFSLVYGTEVVILINLVRPAVKLAKIARIPREDTLEIVEEMPYNAASHNRLYQAYMKARHKGQVKERKFQL